In the genome of Impatiens glandulifera chromosome 6, dImpGla2.1, whole genome shotgun sequence, the window gcaaacccttgtaaacacttgaaacagaatcaagtgcggaaatgtttacttaggctTGAAACTTAGGATCAAGAATGAAAATACgacagaaatgaacaacacagcagtttgtttatggatgttcagaacAAACTctcatatgtcaccccttcttccaaccaccggaaggattcactataatatgctttgaataaaatacagtttgcacgaatagctcactgttaaacagaacaacctctgttcaacttacaatatgatgaatatcactcagctaaaacgatgttttgattctaactctctttggattaacacacagtacaatcagaaaagCAGCTAACAGTTTTCACATAATAGATCAATTAATTTCACTCTCTGTAATTCCAGTAGGTAAGgcagttcttccgttgtccttaagaatctttaaatatgaacaggtaccaacggtcgaatcttcataatgatacgtggcactcttccattgaaCGCCTTCATAGTACAtaacagactctgaatacaaggatcatggccgtacacaactggtagtgcgctgaatattcttcagagatttacctgcaaaataagtattgggaaggatattctcttacgtgtcattagttgattggttgcatctaactgtcgtactgatcttaactagaaagtggagcaggagtagcatacagctatagcacgtgggtaggcgggtgctagcttcaagcaactgcttaagcaagacattagacgtatttcaattagacgacctcgtctaatgaaatcaaacgtccccgtctaataacaggatccattagaccacctagtctaatgggattacacttacgtctaattacaatcacttcagactaatctgaaggagttagattgcacgtctaactttctctttccattagactacacgtctaacttcacgagttagactgcacgtctaattacggtttcattaaactgtacgtctaactccacgtgttagactgcacgtctaattgcggttctacttcagactagtctgaaagagttagactgcacgtctaactttcacaatctattagactgcacgtctaactccacgagttggactatacgtctaattacggttccattagactgcacgtctaactctacgagttagactgcacgtctaattacgatttcattagactgcacgtctaactccacgagttagactgcacgtctaattacgaattcattagactgcacgtctaactccaagaGTTAGACTTTCTGACTAATTAcgattctattagactacacgtctaactccacgagttagactgcacgtctaattacgaatttcacaatccattaggcTACACCTCTAACTCcaagagttagactacacgtctaatcccacgagttagattgcacgtctaacaccgcttagttagactgtacgtctaacttcgctagttagactgcacgtctaacaccatgcatctaatatcaaatcggtctaatgaacctcattagtaccaagtttaatgaaatttgatttcgatacacctgcatcaaaaacaattagacgcataaatTATCCACtcattatttcatcatcaaaattccaataatcaaactatttcaacacttagtcaaaataatttgacccaacaaatgttaagaatataaacaaaatatgtttagattatgaataaatttaaaaatgatcacagcttaaataataaatttaatattcttccaattaaaaaatatgttatatgttAATCCAATTTTGTCAATAGAGTGATAACAATTGAActaagtaatttattattaaaaaaatatatcactcTCCAGATTTTCTTTGTACTAGAGTTCTTGTACACAaatcttatattatatcaaaatggAGATAAGTGAATCCAATCAATCAAAGATTTAAAATGTGATATTAATAACGATTCAATCAAAGATTCTTCAACAAAAGTCAATTCTAGTCGAATTCAAAGGATTCACACTATATGACAAACAAGTGGAAGGACAATAATATTGATCTGATTTGTAGAACACAACATAATCAATCATCACAGAGACAATACTCAATAGAGCCAACTAATTTGATTGGAGCAACACTCAATTCTAACCCATTCAAATTCAACTTCTAACTAGCAACATTTCATCATTCCCAGCATTTATTTACACAAtcaatcaaatgaaattcaaattccaaAACTCCAAACTATAATCTGAAATAGCAAAGTATATTCAAAGTTAACAAGAAAAAGATGCAATTTAAACCTCTACACAACAACTTGATAGAACATGTGTAGGAAATTCGGAACTAATGGGCTGTATTCTTTCAAAATTACCATAATAATGTTGGGAAAAACTGAcagaataaaagaagaaaggTAAGAAAGAATgtactaaaattttgataacggagttcggccaaaatgttacATATGTCTCCGATCACTAAGgttatcaattaataagaaagaagagatacaagtatttggtgcaataaaccaaagggggagaatttttttcatatactAAGAAATTTCTCTCACGCCAATTATCTTTGGATGTAAGATTCTATTTTAATTGTGaagagagtttcttttatacattaaaaaacTTCTCTCAACCTCAACATCTTCTGGAATTTTAATTGTGCCAAAATCAACCGAATTGTTATTATATTCGCTTTATATGACTTAACAAAGTCTTCCTCTACAATTACTTCTTTGAATTATGTGAAGTAGAATTAGAAAGAGGCAAATAATCAATTAGAATCATAATTAAAGGTTTGTCTACCTCATTTTATTGACTTTGATATATTTGTGGAGTCTTATTTTTGCAATGCTTACCACTATTTATGACAATTAAAGATgcaaaattgaatataatatcttataaataggAAATTGAGGATGCAAGTCTTAATTACAACTtagaaattgaaatattttttgtcatgttttgttttttctacattttatttgtttagttGGTCTAAAATGTGtgttttatgaaatgaaaaagaTTGATTGATGGAAGAAAGTTACTCATCCATGTGAATTGTGAAGAGCCTATAGACATTATTTAGGAAAAAATTGGTTTAATgtaatgttttcaaaatttagTAAGATTGTATTCAAAATGTGAAATTTATCTAccaagtttaataaaaaaacaagttttttttttatgaaagctaatattttttatatgattttaaatgttttattgaaatgagaaataaaataaaataattatgtataaattaatataacaagATGAGCATGTCATACAATGTTTTGTGACTTTATAacctatatattattttatttttaatttaaataagtaattaaattattttgaattttatttattttaatatgatttgaaatatcttaatgacatttaaaattaacaattttaatatataaatatgtgaacaattttattaaataaaatcatatagttaaagaatcaaattattattgaatttatttaccATATGTAAACAACGTTTTAAATAGAAACGGGACCATGACTACGTTGGTGTCATACTaattctccttaattaaaaaaaatatatatattaactttatttaatttatatttaattaaaaaaacttgtGCATATATTAATTACTACtttattaaatgtaaaatttgtattaatagcatatccaattttatatttatttattatgttaataatatttttctaagaaaatagaaaattacaTAACAAATTTTGATCCAGATAATTTTCTTCTCAAAATAGAAACTCCCTAATTATTAGGATGCTTCATTTTTCTTTACTTTCCATAAATTCCTCTATAAGTTCCCATTTTTTCAGGAATTCTTCAATTTGTCCTCTTAATTTGTTGGTTAATATTGTATAATTGAAAGTGAAACCAAATTGGTTATGTTCACAagaacatcttcatccaaatgatcaaatattgcttaaatacaaatatttgatCGATATTTCTCTTCGATTCATTCATCATGCCAAGATACGAAGACTCGGAAAAAggagatgagaagaagaagatgaaagaaccATTTCTATGGAAGGAGGATAAAAAAGAgcataaagaagaagaagatggtgCACTTTTCACTGTACTTTTGAGCACTGCCGTAGCTGTTTGTGGATCATTTGCTTTTGGCACTTGtgtaataaatttattcaaatttgttatcttaagatatatgatttaaaatataaaatactgaATTTTGAACTTAATAGGTTTGGAAAATATGTATATAACTTcttataatatgatatatatgttGCAGATTGGCTACTCAGCTCCCACCCAAGATGCCATAATGATGGATCTTCAACTTTCTTATGCCCAGGttcttatttcaaatatataatttattctattaaataaaagaaaaccatATAAGCATACAGATTctaatatgttttaaatgaaaagttctattttgttatttttataataagcAATTCATTTCATTTACctatctaattaaatttataacttttttatatacatGTATTATAGTACTCGGTTTTTGGTTCGATATTGAACATCGGAGCAATACTTGGTGCAATTACTTGCGGAAATATTGCTGATTTCTTAGGACGGAAAggggtatttctcgcatttttaatattatacaataaaatcatttaaatttgagaattaaTTTAGACACactaaaatgtattaaaatacAGGCCATGAGGATATCAGCATTTGTTTGCATTTTGGGATGGATAGCAATCTACATGGCTGtggtatataatataattgattctttctttatatatatttcattttcatataaaacacttatttagttattttactCATTCTATCTTTATGTAATTTAatcttcttttaattttatatttttttttttataatcaaatggGGTGAAATAGGAGTCGGTTATGCTGGATTTTGGAAGATTCTTATCTGGTTATGGGATTGGCGTTTTCTCTTATGTGGTATGTTTGAGttatttcatgtatatataatttttgtagaTTTATGAGTACCtctaaaatatgattatttgatttttatcaaataataaaaagtaattttataatttatgacttataatatattcaaaatatttttttttcatgggcctatttatatatatatatatatatatatatatatatatatatatatatatatatatatatatattccaaaatattattatatctatatgtcaacaaaatatttaaaaataaatagtgcttaaatacatttataatacttttttctttctttttttcccCAAATCTAGATCTAGCTTCAGATATGGgtgttttcaaattattaattttttcataagtaattaaattatttatacataatttgacttgaactaaaattagtagagatttattttttctaaattttatttttaattttattgaattttttttatcattgtaCTTAAACTACATTTTTTAAcaagtaattaatttatttcatatagagttctgaaataatttttttcattaactatttattttagatacttttaatcacaattcttgatttttttttttaattcatttcgATAAATTACTGAAATTGACCAAGAAatgacacaaaaaaaaatactcttaattcattttgaaattttcaCACAATAAAACAAATCTACAAAATGTTGAAAGTAAACAAAAGGGGCTTTTTATGTAAGTTgaaaaaatcacatttttttaattgtttaaaatataaagaaaaattcttacaaaattgagaaataaaatatgatttaataaatattcttacatcaataatttaaaaataaaaggagAAAATCACATCTGCATTGTGTTTTTTTGTTGTTCTTGTTGAGAAATTAGGTGCCTGTTTATATAGGTGAGATCACTCCAACTAGCCTTCGAGGAGGGCTTGCGTCAGCAAATCaggttaataaaataatttcatattggtttaattacttataaatagttaaaataattaattttaatagttaattgaatttaaaaaatttacttgCAGCTCCTTATTGTGATTGGATTGGGAAGTTCATATATACTAGGAGCTTTTATTTCATGGAGAATGCTTGCATTAACTGGTAACAATTAACAATTAttcaaactaataaaaatatttttttttaaatttgcatttaatAGTCATATTTATAACTCATTTCACTTGTAGGAATTATCCCTTGTATGTTTGTTTTTCTGGGACTATTCTTTGTCCCCGAGTCTCCGAGGTGGCTGGTAACTAcgacaacatttttttatatatcggTTTAACTATATATGTTATCGTGTCGAAAATTGTTTCAACCAAAACTATAAAACAAACTGATACTAATTGATTGAATGGATGTTGTTTGTAGTTGATGGCTGGCAGAAGTGAGGATTTTCTTGTAGCATTACAGCATCTTCGAGGACCAGATACTGATATAACAAGGGAAgcagaaaatataaaagtaaattcaagtttctcttatttatttatttttctcaaattttaaaataaatattcagcCAAAATTGAGATAAATATAAGCTTATAATTGCCATATATCAATTATATGTTTAAAACCTTTTATTCttagtttttttaatgttttataagatttatgAGAAAATATGCCACCTTTTTCTAAAGGTTTATAAACATTTGCCACatacattatattaatttagtGTCGCGTATATTCTGTCGCAAAAGTTTAACATACCTTAAAATATCTCAATATTGTAGCACAAATCATAATATAAAACATGACGATACCTCCAACGATTTTGTGGGTAAAACAAATTTTGATCTAACTCACTGTTTTTTTCGACAGGATTATTTGGAATCCCTTAAGGGATTACCGAAGGTCACATTCATAAAAATGTTTGACAAAGCCAACATTCATCCCCTTACTGTGAGTCTATTTTCTTTCTCGTATTTTCTTCGATAACCAATCGATAAATTCGTTGTTTCTTCCATATTATAGATTTCGGTTGGACTAATGGCGTTTCAGCAGTTAGTTGGAATCAATGGGATTGTCTTTTATGCAAATTACATATTCAAATCAGCTggtacttaattaattaattactttcacaacttatatataatacatatttctttcttaataacataattattgttAATTACTATACCTTCTAATTCTCTTGTCTCTAGGTTTTGATCCAAGCAAAGGAACTATTATCTACGCTATTCTTCAGGTTCTTGATTTTTTCGTatcgaaaattttaaattaaatcgtCTCTTATTAACATGTACATTTCTTTGTAGATTGTTATAACCGCGGTTGGAGCAAGCATTGTAGATAAAGCTGGAAGAAGGCCTCTTTTACTAGTAAATTATCTTaccaaatttaagtttttttttatatatttaaaatcacaattagttaattatgaattggttatatatatgttaattagaCATCTGCTGCCGGATTATTGATGGGAAATCTGTTAATTGCGTCTTCTTTTTTCCTAAAGGTAAGGTTTAATTTTggtctatttattattattattattattatttatttgcatGTTTTGGTCATTAATAAATTGAGGTTTAATTATGTTCTAATTAATGATGGATTAGGCTCGAGAAATATCACCTGACATTGTGCCTTATATTGCTGTTATTGGTGTTCTGGTAATTACAAAACCTAcctaagtattttttttaatttggtatGATCGTTAATTTTGACACCGGAGATTTATGATTTCTTAGGTAAGACTCTTGTCACTTGAGTTGTCCAAGTGCgtctcataaaataattttaattattaatacttattaaatgttataaattgaattaaccatcaaattattttgaatgatatgCTCGGTTTTTATGAGTTTGAGTTCTTGTTTTTGATGTCATTTACAAGGTATACATAGGTTCGTTTTCGGTGGGAATGGGTGCCGGTCCATGGCTTATTATGTCCGAGgtattattttacttatttgatcaattaatgtaaaccgtctaatcataatattttaataaaaaaatgaattaaataaattcaggTATTCCCGTTACACATAAAAGGGATGGGCGGAAGCTTGGTGACGATAACGAATTGGTCTGGTTCGTGGTTGGTGTCTTACACCTTCAATTTTCTCATGTTATGGAGCTCTTACGGTTAGTTCGTAATTTCTTTGCCTGGATTTTCAATTAATTGTAGCAAAAAGCATTGGAATTAAATAAGCAAAATTTTCAGGTACATTTTTGTTATATGCTAGTGTTTGTGCACTTGCAATTGTTTTCATATACAATATGGTGCCTGAGACCAAAGGAAAGACACTTGAAGAGATTCATGCTTCAATGAATTCATCTTAAGCTTGACAAGATGCattcttgtttttcttttagtaaaatatttgtttaatcgttttcaaattaaatgtataaatagaGATTTTGTGGTTATTTGTGCTGGTGAGATATGAACACTTCTATAATTTATGTTAATGggatttcatttattatttgttgaTAACATAACTGTGTTAAAGAAAAAGATTCAATAATATACCATtccaaaatattaaactaaattgaTAACTCCTAGTTATTCTTGCATGTAATGAGAGATTTTTACATGGAATTGTTCATAAATTTAGTTTATACTATTTGGTGTCGAATTTGGGTTGTGTTTATTAAATGAGGCTCGAactttaaattgtattatacgATATTTGAACTATCACAATCTTAACattatttttgttcaaatgGACAAAAATTTTGTCTTCATATTCTAAGAATAATTCATTTACTAATTCATTTGACTTGTttgtaaatgaaataatatttagaaacgttttgtatgtattttttttatgtgaaatattttttttattattttataaacgttttgtatttatttttttatatgatattttttggattttttaatcTATGCATTCTAATTTGTTGAGAGCGATTtgaataactaaaaatatatcgtattattcaattcattaattaaaatactaaaatatcatatattttaaaattttatcttatttatatatatcaatatattttaagtctttttatcaaaaaaaataattattattttttttaaaattatcacgaattctttttttttctttctaggTTATTcataactcattttttttcattctaagTTATTCATAACCCCGTTCTAaagaaatttaatatgaatagttttgatatttatttttcaaaaaaaattcaaaccttACAACTTTGTGTAAAATCTacaaatttattagtattttgaatttagtatttttttaaaatatttcaaactacCAATAATGTGATTTGAATGGcttaataaatgtataaaattagtttttaaaaaatcaaaaataaataaaattattattttaccaaaaaaaaaaatactatgatATATAATTCTATGGAATAAAACCTATTAAATTTTGTtcattcaaaatcatgtaattaAATAGCAATTAAGCATAAAAAAATTACTACTACTATTACTATTTCAAATGTTCATCATTTTctgaagaaaaacaaaatcaaactaaacatATACTTTtcagaaaagaaagaaagaaaaaaaatcatcaatggCTGTCTTCAACCACACGTTAGGCTGGTCCGGGGTTCTGCTGTCCCATGGTGAGTTCATTGTGGGACACAAAATTGCTGGTCCAGCCGATTTGGACCCACCGTTAGGTAGATAGACTAGAGCACCGCTGTCTTGTTGTTCACTTTCTTACTCGGTCGCTGTCTCTCCCCAGTGAGTTCATTCATCTCTCCTGGTTATTCCAATTTAGCTCCCCGGGTGAGTTCATTCGTACTTACGGATTGATAGAATGGAAGATAAAGAGAAATCTTTGCCTCTGCTTCCTGGAGACAGAGGGAAATACGATGTGGgtttctcttcttcttcgtcttcttcgtCCTCCATGGCTGTTCTGGTTCTTAGCACATCAGTTGCTGTTTTGGGTTCTTACGTCTTCGGTTCTGCAGTTAGTACTTTATTCCACAACCCTCTTTTTCCCCAACTAAGATTGAACTCTTTGAaagaaaataatcataattgCAATTTTTTACTATAGATTTGAAATGGGTTGTGATAGAACATGAATTATGGTTCTTTTTAATcctaatttgtttaaatttagaTTGGATTTTCATCACCAGCTCAAGATGGGATCATGAATGAGCTTGGCCTTTCTTTAGCTGAGGTCATTTCTCTTCTTTGATAATTCCTTCATTTCTTAAATTGAATTCTcacttttgatttttattttttcagtatTCATTTTTCGGATCAATAATGACCATTGGAGCTATGTTGGGAGCAGTCATGAGCGGAAGATTGGCTGATCTAATGGGAAGAAGAGGTGTAAGCTCTCTTGTTCTACTTCTTTAGTGAAGATGTGAGCAGAAACCATTCAGATCTTATCTTCATTTTTATGTATTCACACCATTGCAGATCATGGGTTTTGCTGACATATTCTGCCTTACTGCGTGGTTTGCAATTTCTTTCTCAAAGGTTCTCCCACATTGATCAATTTGGATACACTTTTTGGGTCTGGGTATGAGTTTAGATGAGAAATCGTATAAGTGTTTTTAAAACACTTTTTCTTTGCTAGGTATCTCGTCTCTATCTAGATGAGATAACGTTTTGagagtataaaattatttatcttttctcATTCAAACCAAGATCCAGATGCAAAAACATGTTTCCAAATG includes:
- the LOC124943778 gene encoding sugar transporter ERD6-like 8: MPRYEDSEKGDEKKKMKEPFLWKEDKKEHKEEEDGALFTVLLSTAVAVCGSFAFGTCIGYSAPTQDAIMMDLQLSYAQYSVFGSILNIGAILGAITCGNIADFLGRKGAMRISAFVCILGWIAIYMAVESVMLDFGRFLSGYGIGVFSYVVPVYIGEITPTSLRGGLASANQLLIVIGLGSSYILGAFISWRMLALTGIIPCMFVFLGLFFVPESPRWLLMAGRSEDFLVALQHLRGPDTDITREAENIKDYLESLKGLPKVTFIKMFDKANIHPLTISVGLMAFQQLVGINGIVFYANYIFKSAGFDPSKGTIIYAILQIVITAVGASIVDKAGRRPLLLTSAAGLLMGNLLIASSFFLKAREISPDIVPYIAVIGVLVYIGSFSVGMGAGPWLIMSEVFPLHIKGMGGSLVTITNWSGSWLVSYTFNFLMLWSSYGTFLLYASVCALAIVFIYNMVPETKGKTLEEIHASMNSS